In Adhaeribacter swui, the genomic window GCTTTAATAGCGGTTTGTAATAAATTGCTCAAGCAAGCTTTTGCCATCGTAAAATCGGGTATTCCTTACCATCCTAATTATATGCATATTTCAACCCCAAAACCTTGATTTTTAACACAGTTCATGTTAAATACGAAGTGTTTTCTAGCTTTTGTACAATTCAATAATTAACGTTTCGCGGCTAAAAGAAGGCGCGTCTTTCGCAGATAGTTGTGTCTGTTGAACGTAAAAGTACTTAAAAAATGAATGACCCAACTACCGAAATGGAGCGCTTTTTTTTAGCCGCTGTTGGTGGCAGTTGCTGCTTATTTTGTTCTTATAGGTTTCCAAAGCATTGTGCAGCCGAGATAAATTCGCTGACCATTTGGTTGCGTTTTCTACTTTAGTTAAGCCTATATTTATTCGCTTATCGTTTCAGGCGGCGATGCCGAGAAGTCTTACGGTTGACCTTTTTCAAATAACTTAACTTCCACCTTGCACAAATGTATCTGCAAAAAGAGGGGCTCAAGCTATCGCTGGCCCCATCTATTTGAAGTTTTTAAAATTAATAATTAATGTTTAATTTTTTATTTTATCGCTAATAAATCTACCATTTCGAGTACTGGGTCTTTAACCAGTAGCTCAGAAGCATTCGCCATCAATGCCTTTGCTATTTCCCCATTTAAGTGAGCCGTTCTACCATCTGTCGTTTCAAACGTGTCGAATATACCAAAAGTTGAAGGTCCAATTTGTAAAGCATACCATCGGATCGTTCCAGGCTCGTCTTGGGCTAGCGGTAAAGCTGACTTCAAGAATTCCATTACTTCGCTTTCTTTACCTGGCTTTGCTTCTAATCTAGCTAATATTGCAAACTTTTCCATGAGTTAAAATTTAAATGTTATTAAAAGTTGAAAATCAATCTCTTACTAAAGGTAACCTTTAAATATGTATTAAACATATAAAAGACAGAAAATGAAGTTCATATTGACTGTTTTTAAAACAAAGTAGTAATGACGACATGAAAAGATTGGTTTAAGTTGGGTACAATATTGGTCTACACGTTCACGGAAATTGCCACCAACTACCGGATAAACGGAGTTATTCCGGTTATCTGCACTATGGATGGAGTAGGTATACCTGCTTTAATGAGGCTTGTAATGGCTTTTGTACGGTTTAAAGCTAGTTTTTCCATCTAATATCTAATATATATATAATTATCCAATTATCCTGCCAGCTACGCATTTTGTTTCAAAATCCGCTTCTACCTGGAACATATTCTCTTTTTAAGGTTTATCACTGCTTGCTGGATAGCTTTTCTCCGCAGTTAAAAAGGTGTTTCATCCGAACGAAAGGGAATAAAGGGGTTGCAATAGCCCTTCTAAAAGCCAGAGCCGCGTTTATAAGCGGATATATCCGTTTATAAACGTTTAATAAACGGATAGTAATCGGCTAAGTGCCTTGTGGAAGGAAAATTTGGTAAGTACCAGACCTTATTTAATCCGGAAATACGTTGACCAGCTGTCTCACTAAACGACGGAATAAAGAGCTAAAAAAGACCTACTCACAATAGGCCTTTTCTAGCTTTAGTTTTATCTTAATTACCTATCTCAGCAATCAAGGCACTAATTTGATTGCTGAGATCAAAGGATGAGATTCATTCTTACACTCTCTTACTCAGAACGGAGCGATTGCACCGGGTTCGTTAAAGCGGCCTTCAGCGATTGGTAACCCACTGTTAAGAGGGCTATCCCACCGGTTAGTACAATAGCTAGAATAAAAATACTGCTGCCGAGCTCTATCCGGTAGACAAAGTTATTCAACCAATCATTCATGAGCCACCAGGCCAGCGGAGCCGCTACGATGAAAGCCAACAAGAGCAAGCGGAAAAATTCCCGGTAAAATAGCCACAGGATGTTTCCTAGACTAGCCCCTAATACTTTCCGCACCCCGATTTCTTTGGTTTTCTGCACGGCCATAAACGACACTAAACCGTACAAACCCAAACACCCTATGAAAATAGCAATGCCCGCAAAAGCCTGAATGAGCCACTGAATCATGGTGTCGAGTTGGTAAGCACGGGCAATGTCTTCGTCTAAGAAACGATAGGTGAAGATAGCGCTGGGGAAAGTCAAATCCCACGCTTTTTGTAATTGCGGCAAGCTGGTGGCCAGACTGCTTAGGTTTACTTTTATACCGTACATGGCATAGTTTTCTGAAAGCGTCGTAATACAAAGCGGATCAATGGCCGCGTGAAAAGATTTATTATGAAAGTCTTTTACCACTCCCACTACGGTGCCGCTGCGGCCATTAATGCTGGCCTGCTTGCCCAGCACCTGTTGGTTGGAAGTAAGTCCCAAGGCTTTTACCGCGGTTTCGTTCAGCAAATATTCCCGGGTGGTATCGGCGGGATATAGATTTCGACCCGCAACGATTTTTAAGCCAAAGGTTGGTACGTACTGGTGATCGCCGTGCTTGAGGATAATGGAAAACTTTTCGGCTTCCGGACGGGCATCAAACTGTATGCTAGTCGTGGGAGAATATTCAGAGGTAGGGGCTTCGTAACAAAAGGTTACTTTTTCCACGCCCGCTACCCGCGAGAACTGCACTCCTAAAGCATTGCTTTTCGCTTTATTCACATCCGGCACCGGTAACAACACGATGGCCTCCTTATCAAAACCCAGATCCGCCCGACGGGCGTACCGCATCTGATGAGCAATGGTCAAAGTACCCATGATCAGCAGCTGGGAAATGGCAAATTGGGTAATTACCAATCCTTTTCTTAAAGAGAAACCACCAATTTGTTTCTGGGAAAGTTTTCCTTTTAACGCCGCGATGGGTTGAAAGCGGGCCAGAATTAAACCGGGATAAGAACCCGCTAAAAAGATAACCACTAGCATCAACACCGCTAGAAAGACGAGCAAGGAAACATCCTGCCCGGGGTTTAACGCTAGCTCCAGCTCAAAGAGCCGGTTCACCAAGGGCAAAGTCAAGTAGGCCACCGTACCCGCCAGCAGCAAGGCAAATCCCGTGAGCAGAGTTGTCTCAGCAATAAACTGCCAAAATAAGGTACGGGGTTGACTGCCCAGAACTTTGCGGATGCCAATTTCTTTGGCCCTTCCTAATGCTTGGGCCGTCGCCAGGTTGACAAAGTTGACGCAGGTGGTGACAATCAAAATAAAACCAATGAAAGCAAAAGCCCACAAATTCTTCTTTTCGGTATAACCCCCTAACTTAGGGTTGAAGTGCAGGTCGGCCAGCGGCTGAAGTTTAAACCGGAAAAACTTGGCCATCTTTTCATCATAATACGAACTGGAAATAGCTGCCAGCACCTGATCATTAACCGCAGCGGCGGATACACCGGGTTTTAACCGGATGAAGCATTGCATCTGTTTGTTGACGCTAAACCACCAGTCTTTTTCTACTAAGCCCGGACTGTGTTCCTTTAAGTGCGAAAAAGGCACGTAGATTTCGCTGCGAAAATCAGTGTTGCGGGGTAGATCTTGCAGAACACCCGCCACTGCCACCACTAGCGAATCATCGATGCGGATGGTTTGCCCCACGGCGTTCTGCTCGCCAAAATATTTCTTAGCCAAGCGCTCGGTGATCAGGGCAGTATGCGGTTCTTGTAACCTGCCCATTGGGCTACCTAGTACCAGCGGCAAGTGGACAATGTCAAAAAAAGCCGGTTCGGCAAAGGCCACATCTTCTTCAAATCTCTTCTGTGGCGATGGAGTCACCACCCGTTTGGTTAAAAAAGCCACTCGGGCTACTTTTTCAGCTACTGGATAATCCTGGCGAAAAGCTTCGCCCAAGGGGGAGGGTACGCCCGTATTCAAGCGAATTTTATCTTCGTGAAACTCGGTCGTAATGCGATAGATCCGGTCTTTGTTGGCGTGGAAGTTATCAAAACTCAGGTGATATTTCACCAGCGTGAAGATCAGGATCACACTGGCCATACCCAGGCTCAGACTCAGAACATTGATCAAGGTATAAGATTTATGCCGGCGGAGCTTTCGCCAGGCAACTAGAAAAGTGTTTTGGAACATGGTAGTTAAAGCAGGTTTAGGATAGTGATTTAAATGGGACAGATAAGAAGGAGAAGTTACGGCAGCTTCCCGGCGCCAGAGTCGGGGATGCAACAAGAGCAGCACTTCCCACAGGTAAAACAAGCGAGCTTTGAAGGAGCCGTGCTGTTGTCTTCGTTGGTAGAACATCTCCTGGAGGTCCCCGAGTAGCTCCTCCCGTAAGTGGGGCGCCATGATTCGTTTCAAAAGACGTTCGGCCCAGGAAGGTAAAGCACCTGGTTTGTCTTGGGAATCTAGGGGAGAAGAGTCTTTCCGGTTCATAAACGTCCTCCCCAAGCGGCTGTAGGAATACCGGTCCATAGCTCGTGGCGAATCCGCCGCAGGTCGCGTAAGGCTTGCTCGCCGGCAGCCGTGACGGTAAATAATCGTTTCCTCCGTCCACCCCGTTCGGCGGTGGCTTCTCCTAAATGGGAGGAGACCATGCCTTTTTCTTCGAGCCGTTGCATGGTCCGGTGCACGGCCCCTAAGCTGAGCGGCCGCTCCAGGCGTTGACTGAGCTCTTCTACTACCGCAACGCTGTA contains:
- a CDS encoding PadR family transcriptional regulator; this translates as MKGEQLGEFEELVLLTIAYLYERAYSVAVVEELSQRLERPLSLGAVHRTMQRLEEKGMVSSHLGEATAERGGRRKRLFTVTAAGEQALRDLRRIRHELWTGIPTAAWGGRL
- a CDS encoding ABC transporter permease, which codes for MNRKDSSPLDSQDKPGALPSWAERLLKRIMAPHLREELLGDLQEMFYQRRQQHGSFKARLFYLWEVLLLLHPRLWRREAAVTSPSYLSHLNHYPKPALTTMFQNTFLVAWRKLRRHKSYTLINVLSLSLGMASVILIFTLVKYHLSFDNFHANKDRIYRITTEFHEDKIRLNTGVPSPLGEAFRQDYPVAEKVARVAFLTKRVVTPSPQKRFEEDVAFAEPAFFDIVHLPLVLGSPMGRLQEPHTALITERLAKKYFGEQNAVGQTIRIDDSLVVAVAGVLQDLPRNTDFRSEIYVPFSHLKEHSPGLVEKDWWFSVNKQMQCFIRLKPGVSAAAVNDQVLAAISSSYYDEKMAKFFRFKLQPLADLHFNPKLGGYTEKKNLWAFAFIGFILIVTTCVNFVNLATAQALGRAKEIGIRKVLGSQPRTLFWQFIAETTLLTGFALLLAGTVAYLTLPLVNRLFELELALNPGQDVSLLVFLAVLMLVVIFLAGSYPGLILARFQPIAALKGKLSQKQIGGFSLRKGLVITQFAISQLLIMGTLTIAHQMRYARRADLGFDKEAIVLLPVPDVNKAKSNALGVQFSRVAGVEKVTFCYEAPTSEYSPTTSIQFDARPEAEKFSIILKHGDHQYVPTFGLKIVAGRNLYPADTTREYLLNETAVKALGLTSNQQVLGKQASINGRSGTVVGVVKDFHNKSFHAAIDPLCITTLSENYAMYGIKVNLSSLATSLPQLQKAWDLTFPSAIFTYRFLDEDIARAYQLDTMIQWLIQAFAGIAIFIGCLGLYGLVSFMAVQKTKEIGVRKVLGASLGNILWLFYREFFRLLLLAFIVAAPLAWWLMNDWLNNFVYRIELGSSIFILAIVLTGGIALLTVGYQSLKAALTNPVQSLRSE
- a CDS encoding putative quinol monooxygenase, whose protein sequence is MEKFAILARLEAKPGKESEVMEFLKSALPLAQDEPGTIRWYALQIGPSTFGIFDTFETTDGRTAHLNGEIAKALMANASELLVKDPVLEMVDLLAIK